Below is a genomic region from Microbacterium galbinum.
CTGCCGAACGCCGTGCGCCCGGTCGTCGTGATCGCCACGATCGGCCTCGGCGGTGCGACGCTCGCCGGCGCCGCCCTGTCGTTCCTCGGTCTCGGCAGCCCGCCGCCCACTCCCGAATGGGGTTCGATGCTCTCGAACGCGCGCAACTTCCTCACGCTGGGGTGGTGGGCCGCGGTGTTCCCCGGTCTCGCGATCACCCTCTTCGTCATCAGCACGACCGTGCTCGGTCGTCGCCTGCAGGCACGTCTGGAGGGTCGCGGATGAACGCGCTGATCCGGGTCGAGGGCCTGACCGTGTCGTTCGGAGGTCGCACGGCCGTCGAGGGCGTCGGTTTCGAGATCGGCCCCGGCGAGTGCGTCGCGCTGGTCGGTGAGTCGGGATCGGGCAAGTCGGTCAGCGCGCGCAGCCTGCTCGGACTCGTCGGCACGGGATCCCGGGTGGATGCCGAGGTGCTCGAGATCGACGGCGTCGACGCGCGACGGTTCTCCGAACGCCGCTGGCGCCGCATCCGTGGCCGCCGCATCGGGTACATCCTGCAGGACGCCCTCTCGTCGCTCGACCCGCTGCGCACGGTGGGCAAGGAGGTGCGCGAGGCGATCGCCGCGACCGGCGGACCGCGTGGACGGGCCGGCCGCGAACGTGCGCTCGACCTGCTGCGCCGCACTCACGTGCCCGATCCCGCGACGCGCATCGACGAGCGTCCGGCGCAGCTCTCCGGCGGTCAGCGCCAGCGCGCGCTCATCGCCACCGCGCTCGCCGGAGACCCCGCCGTGCTCATCGCCGACGAGCCGACGACCGCGCTCGACGTGTCGGTGCAGAAGCAGATCCTCGCCCTGTTCAGCGAGCTCAAGCAGCAGGGCATCGCGCTGCTGCTCATCAGTCACGACCTCGCCGTGGTGTCGCAGCTCGCCGACCGCGTGCTGGTGCTGCAGGGCGGCGCCGTGGTCGAGAAGGGCGAGACCGCCGACGTCCTGTCGAACCCCGAGCATCCGTACACCCGCTCCCTCATCGACGCCGCCCCGCGGTTCGACAGCGGGCCGGCCCCGCACGACTTCGGAGATTCGACCGGACACGCCGGGGCCCAGCATCCGACCACCGGGGTGTCGCCCCAGATCTCCGAAGATGTGCAGGCAGTGGAGGCCTCCGGGGCATCCGACGTCGTCCTCGCCGCCGAGCACGTGAGCAAGACCTTCCGCCTGCCGGGTGGCGCGACGCGCCCCGCGGTGAAGGACGTCTCGATCGCCGTGCGCCGCGGGCGGTCGCTCGGCGTCGTGGGCGAATCCGGGTCGGGCAAGACGACGGTCGCGCGCATCCTGGCCGGGTTCGAGACCGCGGATGCCGGAACCGTGCGCCGTGCGAGCGACGACCCGCGCGACGTGCAGTTCGTCTACCAGGATCCGGGGTCGTCGTTCGACCCGCGCTGGACCGCGGGACGCCTTCTCGACGAGGCGATCGGGCTGCGGCATCCGTCCCTGTCGCGCACGGAGCGCGGTGCGCGCGTGCGGGACTGGCTCGAGCGAGTCGGACTCCCGGCGGACTTCGCCGACCGGCGGCCCTCGTCGCTGTCGGGCGGTCAGCGTCAGCGGCTCGGCATCGCCCGGGCGCTCGCCGTGGAGCCCGCGGTGGTCGTGCTCGACGAGCCGGTGTCGGCGCTCGACGTGGCGGTGCAGAAGCAGATCCTCGAGCTCATCGCGCGTCTGCAGGCCGAGACCGGTGTCGGATACCTCTTCATCTCGCACGATCTCGGTGTGATCCAGAAGGTCTGCGACGAGGTCGTGGTGCTGCAGGGCGGCGTGGTGCGCGAGCAGGGTCTCACCTCGCAGGTGATGCGTGCCCCGGCCGACGCGTACACGCGCC
It encodes:
- a CDS encoding ATP-binding cassette domain-containing protein → MNALIRVEGLTVSFGGRTAVEGVGFEIGPGECVALVGESGSGKSVSARSLLGLVGTGSRVDAEVLEIDGVDARRFSERRWRRIRGRRIGYILQDALSSLDPLRTVGKEVREAIAATGGPRGRAGRERALDLLRRTHVPDPATRIDERPAQLSGGQRQRALIATALAGDPAVLIADEPTTALDVSVQKQILALFSELKQQGIALLLISHDLAVVSQLADRVLVLQGGAVVEKGETADVLSNPEHPYTRSLIDAAPRFDSGPAPHDFGDSTGHAGAQHPTTGVSPQISEDVQAVEASGASDVVLAAEHVSKTFRLPGGATRPAVKDVSIAVRRGRSLGVVGESGSGKTTVARILAGFETADAGTVRRASDDPRDVQFVYQDPGSSFDPRWTAGRLLDEAIGLRHPSLSRTERGARVRDWLERVGLPADFADRRPSSLSGGQRQRLGIARALAVEPAVVVLDEPVSALDVAVQKQILELIARLQAETGVGYLFISHDLGVIQKVCDEVVVLQGGVVREQGLTSQVMRAPADAYTRLLIDAVPSLPAV